The Cottoperca gobio chromosome 5, fCotGob3.1, whole genome shotgun sequence region actacaaagagatacaaaacagctgcaaaaagACACAGAGGCCATagagagactcaaaacaactatgAAAAGGGGctaaacaactacaaagagactcaaaacaactacaaagagactcaaaacaaccacaaagagactcaaaacaaccacaaagagactaaaaacaacaacaaagagactcaaaacaaccacaaagagactcaaaacaaccacaaagagactcaaaacaactacaaagagactcaaaacaaccacaaagagactcaaaacaaccacaaagagactcaaaacaaccacaaagagactcaaaacaactacaaagagactcaagacaacaacaaaaagtggctaaacaactataaagtctgtgtgtctgtaggagaggtggtggggctgtttgcatgtctgtgcccagtgGCCCACTGCGTCATAATCCACGGACATGAACTTAGCCTCACAGGGAAGGGGTCATCGACACGTAggggaaaagagaaagtaaacTCCGAGGTAAATAGGCTACAGGTAAAGAAGGAAGCCAACCACAACATAGtgcattaataatgtttttaagacTCAaaagacattcacacacatgtctgTTTACACTCTGTTTGGACTGAAGCTCTTTGAGGCAAACGtcagtttaaaaatgttgtcATAAATCTTCTTCCTTAAGTCTTCTCACTGTAGTCCTGAGTGATCTCTCAGCTTACTCTAGTTGCACTGTAGGAATGATCGTCACTGTGATGCTTTAGACCCTCTTAAAGCCCCTCCATCTGCCGTCACATCCACTGTAGCAGCTGCTGCTTTGTTGGCAAGACTGGGACGTCAACAAGCCTGCAGTGTGAGCCTCCCCTGCTACTGAAATAAATAGATTGTATGGTCCTAAGAGAAGTTACATATAAGAGTGACAGCATGTTAAAGGGTCAGCTCAcccaaattatatttaaaagaatattaCCTAGTAGTGTGTAGGTGTGCAAATAGTTGTATTTGACTTGGTTTGATGTCTCCTTCAACCAATGGGAGtgaaatgttgctttatttatgtattgtttgtttgttttttaataggGAGAAGTGAATTAGccaaaaaagtattaaaagacTTAAAAGACACTGTCCTCTCCTCACTGAATGAGCATAATGGGACAATAAAGAACTGAATAAATCCATGAAACGGTCCAAAGAGCTCATGATTCACAGAACTGCTACTGCTTTCATTTCATGGTAGAGCCGAGCTTTACAGTATGTTCAGCACAGGGAAGCAGGTAAAGTATATTGCCAGCACATTCCTTACACTTCAGCTGGCATTAGTCGTCATGATTCAATTCCCACCGAGGAGAGAGGAACCGGATGGACCGGTCTGGTTTGTCTGCAGGATAACTGAGATTTAGGTGTGACAGGCAGAcgtgacacaaacactgactgtCACCAGGAGAAGAGACAAATGATTGACTGACTCTCTGGACAGCATCATTGTTTTATAAACTCACCTATAACATAGTTCAATAATTGcatgaattaaaataattacggattatttaatcaaatatacagatattttaaattaaattatttgtcATCCTCATGAATCTGATCAAGGAAATAGATCAATTGTCCTTATTGGATTATTACTATGTTAGTAAGATTCAtggatgtgtggatgtgtttcttaagtaaaagtagtatcAGCAACTTTCTATCTTTTTCTAGAGCTTTTCACCAAATCAGTTCTTATTGTACCAACATATAGTTCCAAAACTTAAAATATTGTAGTGATACCATGATAATTACACCAAAGTAATGTGATTTTTGATTTCATCAGatcatcatgttttcttcctgGATATTTCACATATGCGTTTGGAGTAAGGAGTTTTAGGccgatataaatataaatataatgtactgtatatcaatATATGATATCTTACATAATACATACGGAactagtaaagtaaaaatactctaGGTTATACAAATACGGtactttgagtaaatgtacttagtaacTGTCCACCACTTTGTACAAATGTTAACCTCCTCAACTCCGAGCCCTTGAGGAATCAAAGATATTTGCTTAGCTCAGAAAGCAGTGCGTAAATGCTGTTGTAGTTTTTTTGTTATGGGTCAACTCACTCTGAGGTTTAGAGAAGTCTTGATCCTCTTTAGCTTTTTACATAATCTTTATGGTTATCCTGCTTATATAGGTCACATACTTAACCATTGCCTAACCCTCCTTAAGTAAATACTGACACCACAGAGTCCAGGTAAGCAATGCCACAGATgtataataaagataattaaGCTCCTTAATTTGAAAACGTATCCTTATCTCTTGCCAATAAGTACGACGAAATGGCTGTTTTGTTTGGAATGTTGATCGCAGAAAAAGTTAATCTTGTGATTGTTCAATAAGATCTGAGACCCTGTACTAAACATTACTAGTGTGTTTTGTCCAATGTAAAGCACCTTTCTGGGTATATGCACTTTTGCACTTTTAAAGAAAAGTGTACCATACACTGTAAACCGTACAATTCTGGCTTTGAAAGTtgctatagaaataaatacGATAAAGTTTACTTACTTCTGCTCAAGTTGATctttttattacacatttctaaccATGAGAGATCTTATTTACATTAACATCTTACTTCCTGTTGCAAGCTTAAGCACTGGCCCCTTGGTGACccatacaaaacaaaagcatgttCAACTTAACAGCATGGTGATAACAAAGCCAtgtgggcttttattttgtatgggTCACCAAGGGGCCCGTGCTTAAGCTTGCAACAGGAAGTAAGACGATGGGTATTCAGTGGTGAAAGtggtactcagatcttttacttaagtaaaagtagtaatacacAGTGTGGGAATACTCGGTCAcaagtacaagtcctgcattcaaaatcttacttaagtaaaagtgttaGCATTAAAATACAgtacttattatgcagaataatatatattatttattggattataattattgatacatTAATGTGCTCATCActttaataattatttcataattaataattcatttaatttaatcaataacattttatcttaacctataataatacatgatacattatttattgattatatttatatattactaaCCTGAatatgtaaagtaactaaagctatcAAATTAATGTAGTGGGGTAAAAAGTGTAagtatttgcctctgagatgtagtaaAGTAGAAgatagcataaaatggaaatacgtaagtgaagtacaagtatgtcATCATTGTATTTAagcacagtacttgagtaaatgtacttagttactgtccaccactgtgACTACAACTCAATAGATTTAATGTTTCTACCAAATGAAATAGTGTCACAATCAGTCAGCCATGCCAGAGTACTTTGAAGTGCACGAGCAGCTCAGTGCGCAGGTGAGATATGTGCTGGAATGTGTGCGAAAAGGAGAGCGAGGCCTCACCTGTTGGGAGTGTATAAAAACAGGGAGGCACAGTGAAAGGGGAGTGGGCGGGGTTTgctccattttctctctctgttcctaaAAGTTCGCATCAAATCACAGGAGTCAGATTTACCTGGTGCTCGGCGGTGCACCTGTCGCGAAAGTAGCTCACCTGCGCTTTACCTCGGATATACCCGTCCATTCAAAATGCGTTAATGATCGCAACCAGTCGTATCTACACATTAACTAATCAATAATCATGAGGAAGGGTTTTAAGTTCCTGGGTCGGAAGAGCCACTCTCTTTTCGACAGCAATCTCAAAATCAATGACATGGGTGAGTACACTGCTTACAGAGCCCATTGGCTATAATGGAGAATCTATTTACTGAAGAACAGCACGACCTTTGAACTTGACGTTATCATGGACACAACTGTTAAAGCCAGGAAGCTCCCACATTATAAAGGAAATCCCAGTAGTATTTTAGTATTGTTATAATGGCTTGTCCTGATAAACTGGTAGCAACAGGTGCCATCAAGGGAATGAAAACCCtgttttcaaatattaaagTCTCTTCGTGGTAAATCTGGGTGACCGTGCATATCTGGCATTCATACTGTCCTCCACCAATTGTGTTGACTAGGTGTGCTTTAGTGTTTCCTTAACAATGCTTTGAGGAAACAAGGGATTGTTGAAGCAAATCTAGAAACTACATCCAAGTGGAAACATTGGTTCAGCTGGATACCTCTGGATTTATGTCTAAAACAgctgctttctgtttgtttaacaACTACGTTATGAGTCACACATTGTACAATCTCAGATACACAACAAAATGATGGTGTTTGCGGTTTCACTTACAATTATTGTAAGTGAAACAACTTGAAGAAAATATGACGATGATACAGATGAAATCAAACATCACATCACTTTTTAAATACCTTGATATCAACAAACTATTTTAGGGACTGGTACATTATTAGTACTTTAAGAACATAGCATAACAGCATAtaacagcatatatatatatgccattacaactgagcaaactccattTGCTGAGGAATACCATGAGATGAAAGCTGAGATGAGGTGAAAGCTTTATAAAAAgatagtaagtggaccttgagttcaATTTCTTTGCTAAactataaaaacaaagttttaaatGATAATCATGTTTACAGATAAACTGCCCAGCTGTATGGGGCAATAGTTCCAGCAGGAACGAGGAGGGATAACTATGCAAAGCCACAGCATGAGAGGgaatatttgttcatttaaatcAAGCAGGTGACCAACAGGGAAATTAATCATTTGGTTAGTCTGATTTAACACCACAGGCAATAATGCTATAGTTCTGACTTGAGTTATTTTGGCGTGACAGAATCATGTTTGGTCTAAAGTGCATGAACATCACAGGGAGAACATAATGGTTATACTTATTGAGTAAAGGAAAACACTTTGCGTTTCTTCTTTATAAGTTGAAGTCCTTTGGCTGCCAGAACATGCAGACTAAGTGCACCTCAGTGACAAGTTTCTTTCATCGTTCTCTTATTGGACAGATAAGATGACTGACACTGGAATGAGCAGCAAAGGAATGTGCAACCTGTTTGAGtgtacacatttcttttctccaaACTACCCTGGTGACCTGGGATAATACCAGTTAGTTTAGCAGAATGGTTTCTCATTCTTTCATATCTTAAGTTGAGGGATAAGTTTAGTGACTCACTCGTTGTCTCAGTGCTCTTTCAACTCACCTAAAACACGGAGATTTATATTAATGTCTCTTTACCACTTTGACTTAAAATTGCAAGATCATTATGCCCTGCTGTTCGCAGTACAAACAATAGATACGTAAAGAactttaaaagcattaaaaacatcCATGTTTAGCCGACATGTGATGCCAGTTTTTTGAAGAGAAAAAACATATACAATTAATTTAACCTAAATGTATccaaagaaatgtttaaaacctGAAACCACTTCGCCAAGATAAACTATCTTTATGTGAAAATATGATTAACATGAGTGTGTCATATGGTACAAGATGGATGTGGTCATTTACTTCAGTTACCACCTAAACTTAGCTTTCACTTCAACACAATGGGGAAATATAAACAAAGATTACAGTCATCTGTTCAGCTGCCTGTAACTATTTAATTGTCAACAACAAAGCTACCTTTACCAGCACATGGGATCACACAGGAGATCTTTAGGTTGAGTGAAAACTACTAAGCATTTGGTGCAATTAGGCATTTTAGAAACTAATGGATTTCTGAAAATATAATCATAAAGTGCTCTCTGTAATTGAAAAATATGCCCGTGTTGATCCCTGTCTTACACCGACCACATTGCCAAGTTATTCAGATAGCTTTAATGGCTCAAATCATCCACGGACTCACATAGGACTGCTAGAGGATACTAATCtatttagcttttttatttcctcagaCAACGTGGAGCTGGTGCTGGAGTCATCAGCGATCCCCCAGTCAGGAACTGCCAGTGTGCGGGCCAGACCTACCGTCAACCAtcatactgtgagtatctcagTAAAGCTTCTAGGTGCATATGCtgcacatatttacatatatatcaCTTAGTTTCCTGCATTGGAATAACATAAGATAATGCATCTGAGCAGACTGCACCCTGTGGTTTACCTGCAGTTGAAGGATTACTTAATCTTGTACTCCATACCTGCAGAGCTGCACTGATGCAAATGAACTGATAAAGGACAGTTTAGTGTTTGACTGCGTTTGAATCTGGGTCAGTTTAAACAAGCACAGGGCCAGGACATGTTACCAAGTATTTGTTAATCAATCATCTGTCATTTTGTCAGAGCATTGGTGTTGAGTTTggatctgtttgtgtctgtttggtgAAAGTGACTTTCCCTTGATAACTATAATATATCCTCATGTGGGAGCGATGATACTGACCTTTTCTTGAAATCATTTGGCTGTGAAAGATGATGTACCTGctattataataaaacatgggCTTTAATAAAGATGGCATCACCATCCAGGTGCATTACATAAGATACTGTAAGACAAAAGCAAAATCTTTTAATCCAGAATAAATCTTCAATAGTAGAGTGCCATATGCACTGATTGCATTCAGAGGAAAGAGGACTGCAAAATACAAGTCAgtgattaatacatttaatagaaACAGCCTTATTTGGTTACAGTGTATTGATAATGTATCACCattggtggaaagtaactaagtcgatgttcttaagtacaattttgagttaCCTGagtagtttaatttatttctacgttatacttctactccatcatattgtactttttactccacttgTATCTGACAGCTTAAATTACTTCTCAGATTTAGATTttcacataataaaaacatacgcttatataataaaatacattgttaaATGTTGTAAACCATTTGTTCCCAACCTTCTTGGCTATAAAAAAGTGTGTCTAGTTGGGGTCAATGTAGGCAACAGTATAACACTCACAAGGGCCATTCTGCAGCATAATGAGTGCTTTTGAAAATCAAagaacattttgctgataaattttgtacttttacttaagtagaattTTGATTGCAAGACTTTTAATATTGTCACCTTGTGATATTGCTACTGTTACTTAAGTAATGATCCCAATACCACCACTGTGTATATCAAGTGTAGATATACACTGCcatgtttgtcatgttttagTGGTTTGGGAAGATTCCCTTCACTTGTAGCACTACATTAGCTGTCCGTATGACTTTCAGGCCTCCCATTATATCGTCATGgtgcatatataaataaagagctCATCTCTGCTGATTCACACACCTCAGTGTTTGGGAGTGTTCGGCGAATGTGTCTGTGGCATGCGTTTGACGTGGCACACCCAGCAGCACATGGGCAGGACAGCTGAGACTGCTCGACAGATGAAAGTGCGTCATAGCGCAGTAAACAAAGAGATTACCTCAAACTGGATCATACGCCATCTTTACTGACACGCCTTCAGCCCGTGGTGCAGTGTTCATACCTTTCCAAGaaactacatacagtacatgtccTGTGATTGTTAGCCAAGAGACAATTGTGTCATTCAAGGTGTGATAGCAGGCAGATGTCCCATTTATTTGAATCTAGATAACAAGCGTTTAAAAGGGCTGAAAAGCAGTATACCAGCAACCTTCAGACCCTAATTCATTACCAGCGTAATAAATACAACTGTTTTTAAGCAAAACTGGTGGAAGCATGTTGCTTTCATTGAATTAGCAGATTATAAAAAGAGCCTGCAAAAGTCAAAAGGTACAACACAAAAGAATGTTTGTACTGCAGGAATCTTTTTTTTGCCCCTTCGAAGGGCATATACCCCGTTAACTCTCATGGACTTGTATTGTGTCaacacattgtgtgtttatttttggtgGCGGTTGGGCCATTAAAAGAACAGcaaatctctctcacacacacacacacacacacacacagacacacacacacacacacacacacacacacacacacacacacacacacacacacaaacacacacacgtatccaAGTGACACCCTGCAATTTTCTCAGCCAGGCCCACATTAACTCTAGGACATTGTGATGAATAATAGGTGTTTCCTATGAATCACTCAGTGATCCTCACAAGTAAAGTATGTGGAAGTGTTGTGTGCAAAAAATGATCCTTTAGTCACAGTGCACCTAAGAATAGCCTAAAAAACTGTCGAAACTGCTATGCTTTATTTTTACAGATTTAGTTTTGAActatttgcaaaaaaaaaagcatttgtgaAAACATTAGGTTCCACATAATACCGAAACCTGAGAGCCAGTTCAATTATTTAGCAGCAACTTTTGATGTCAATAATGTAAGTATTGGACGTAATAATCCTTTTTCCAGGAACAATGAGGGTTGCTCTCAATAGTTTAGAACTGGTTTGTTCACTGCAGGAGTGGATACTGACAGAAAGAAATCTTTTAATCGCCTCTCATGTGTCTCATGTTTATTGAAATTCTTGATCCATGCTTTGTTTCTTGTGTCGCAGATGTTGAAATATCAACGGTttgatgtcttttgtttttttcttcacagtCTTCGACTGACAGTTTTCAAGGGTTTGCCGTCCCGACACCCAAAgtccccctccttcccctcgTTAACGGTCCAAAGACCAACGGTTCAAGTGAGCATCTACCTACCTCAAATATGTACTAGATACTAGATTTCCTTTATTTACACTCTGAAGGACCCCAATCATATGCGGTGCCTTTTCTCAGACTCAGTTGCGGCAATCACAATGTCGCCGTAAAGGGTTGAAAATGAAGGGCAGGTAAATGTTTGTCCAGGCTGTTGCTCAATAACCCTTCTGAATGTGTCTAAACTGCCATACCAGATGGCAAGCATATTTACAGAGGGAGTGTTTGCATTTATAGAAAGAAGGGGATATCGGTCATTTAATATTACCTGTGAGCAATTCCAAATCTATGTAAGATTACTATATCACTATCAGGCTTTAAACTCTAGAATTCACTTTAGCATTACATCTTGATTCTTCATGATCTACATACTTATTTCTCCCTTTTCAGACATCTGCTTTTTAGTGAATTGTTGATGTGAAATGGAAGAACATGATTGCATTCAGAATCAAAATCGagaaatgttattgtatttgtatcGGACATGCTTAACATTTCTCACATACTTCTGAATACCTCTACAGTATGTAAATGCTTGAAACCTGTTAAAGATTGTTAGTGCTGGTGTCTACAGCTTTTCTCAgttattctttcttctttttccataGTCAGTGGAGATCACTTCTCCAATGGATCGGTCATATCTGTGCCTGACCTTGTGGAGGGGGAAATATTtgttcctccacctccctctatggcacctccaccccctccaggGACTTTTGTCCCGCCTCCACTAGACTTCATGGGTGACCTGAACAGTCTAAATTTGCCAAACCTTCAGTCTCCTTCCATGCCTGTTTCAAATCCGTCCTCACTGGCACCCTTCATGGAGAGGGAAGACTCAACCTTCATAAAACGGCCACCAATGACTCCGCCAAAGCCTCCATCTACTAGCTCTAGTggctctgtatactctgtacccATTTCTAGTTTACCGCCAGCCAAAGTTCCTGAGCAGCCAGCCTTTGCCCCACCACAGCCTCCTTCTGAAGGGCAACACAAGACTCAAAAGAAGCCACCTCCAAAACCCATTAGACTGTCCTCTATACCCAACTTTGACTCCCCACCAAATACTCCTGCCCCACCTCCCCCCTTGCAGACAGCCGCACTGTCCACTTTCAATCCCCAAAACACAGCAAAGCTTTACAATGTTCCTCAGCCCTCAATTCTCCGTGGGTATGAGGAACAGGACACAAGACCCAAACAGGTGTTACTCCTGGAAGATTCTACGCCTGTTAACTCTGCCCAAGTGCTTGCCACGGTCGATGGGAAATCCCCTAAAGTGGCTACACGGTCTAAACCAGTACCCACACTGTCTAAACCAGTACCCAAAGATGTACAGGAGCTGAAGGAGTACTTACAAATGACCCAACCCTCTCAATCACCCCTGCCTGAGCCGAAGAAGGAGGCTCCAACACCGATAGTTTCAGCACAGCCAGAAATAGACAAATCTCTCCAGCCTCCACATCAGACATCACCACAGCTTCAGAAACTGAATGATACTCGGGTGAATTCAGAGACCATCAAGGATAGATTTGAAGGATCTCCAAGTCTTCGCAAATTCAGTCCGATAATTGATCGTAAACTACGCATCCTGAAGAGTAGTGAAACCAACGGAGCACGAAATGGACCAGCTTCCCCACTGGCTCTTTTAAAGGCAGctaaagacagagaaaaacataGATCGAGTCACCCTCCGTCACGGGAAAACAGCAGCAAGGCGCATGAGCAGCCAAGTGCAAGCATTCACCCGAGTGACTCGAGTCCCAATTCCTTTATCGTCACCCCAAGGTCCAGCTCATCCTCTTCTCCATCATCTCTAGAAAGAATGCAGGAGAGTCTAAAGTTTGTCAGTCCTGCAGTACATACGCAAACAATTCAGACTCCAGAAAAATCCAGCAGCCCTGCTGTGGTCAAGGATCAGATACCATCCGCCAGTTCAGCTCTCAGTAGGATGGCTGCATCCCTAAGTAAGACCAACCTGGTTGAGCAGAAACAAAATTCTGTGCAAAGCCCCTCAAAGTCTGAATCCACAACGCCTGAGGAGTTAAGTATGCCATTAATTCCTCCGCCGCCAGAGTTTGATGATTTTGACAAGTTTATGGAGCCCCCTCCTTCCATCCCTCCGCCTGACCCTCCCATGAAAAAGGCACCAACACCACATATGatccctctccctccatctcaaGTTCCACCCCCTCCTCCAAAGCCCAAACCCCCAGCAGCTCCAAAACTCCCACCTCCTGACATCGTCAAACCAAAGCTGCAACCCCAGACAAAACCCAAGGCAGCCCCTTCTCAGCTACCATCCACTCTT contains the following coding sequences:
- the LOC115007700 gene encoding pollen-specific leucine-rich repeat extensin-like protein 1, coding for MRKGFKFLGRKSHSLFDSNLKINDMDNVELVLESSAIPQSGTASVRARPTVNHHTSSTDSFQGFAVPTPKVPLLPLVNGPKTNGSISGDHFSNGSVISVPDLVEGEIFVPPPPSMAPPPPPGTFVPPPLDFMGDLNSLNLPNLQSPSMPVSNPSSLAPFMEREDSTFIKRPPMTPPKPPSTSSSGSVYSVPISSLPPAKVPEQPAFAPPQPPSEGQHKTQKKPPPKPIRLSSIPNFDSPPNTPAPPPPLQTAALSTFNPQNTAKLYNVPQPSILRGYEEQDTRPKQVLLLEDSTPVNSAQVLATVDGKSPKVATRSKPVPTLSKPVPKDVQELKEYLQMTQPSQSPLPEPKKEAPTPIVSAQPEIDKSLQPPHQTSPQLQKLNDTRVNSETIKDRFEGSPSLRKFSPIIDRKLRILKSSETNGARNGPASPLALLKAAKDREKHRSSHPPSRENSSKAHEQPSASIHPSDSSPNSFIVTPRSSSSSSPSSLERMQESLKFVSPAVHTQTIQTPEKSSSPAVVKDQIPSASSALSRMAASLSKTNLVEQKQNSVQSPSKSESTTPEELSMPLIPPPPEFDDFDKFMEPPPSIPPPDPPMKKAPTPHMIPLPPSQVPPPPPKPKPPAAPKLPPPDIVKPKLQPQTKPKAAPSQLPSTLSPSQATLLSILQKKMLEMDHKMDPVKDAESSSDDWGTHLPEEENKVPVVPRATPQSRNYSVVNKAATLNMQELEGKLVRKYQESSSVKVPNSNGTQSKHHTGMTFTVRPGTKQPITLVSNGDP